The following proteins are encoded in a genomic region of Prochlorococcus marinus XMU1408:
- a CDS encoding DUF3177 family protein codes for MTEPQFQILVWLSYRIAATFAFGLPLFLLIWAKITNSSAIDRLLSIYWKVSSLYAINLLFLSSESQVGQLLSLISPILMVGSIWFWVDLNEEIEEMYIYRPISLTTRIWRLTLSFWGILNTILHIFSWRCLNSINGIYCDTWREIPYDSFITTKIIIRFILDGNWTTVLSTFFGYLALILYLTGLFQWLIVQLPKNGRFAGKF; via the coding sequence TTGACTGAACCTCAATTCCAAATTCTAGTTTGGCTCTCATATCGAATTGCGGCTACTTTCGCATTTGGACTACCATTGTTCTTATTGATTTGGGCAAAAATCACAAATTCAAGCGCTATTGACCGACTACTATCAATTTACTGGAAAGTTTCTAGTCTTTACGCGATTAATCTTTTGTTCCTTAGTAGTGAAAGTCAAGTAGGTCAATTACTTTCATTGATTTCACCCATCTTAATGGTTGGTTCTATTTGGTTTTGGGTTGATCTAAATGAAGAAATTGAAGAAATGTATATTTACAGGCCCATTTCATTAACTACAAGAATTTGGAGATTGACTTTATCTTTTTGGGGTATATTAAATACTATTCTACATATATTTAGTTGGAGGTGTTTAAATTCTATTAATGGAATCTATTGCGACACATGGAGAGAAATCCCATACGACTCATTTATTACAACAAAAATAATTATAAGATTTATTTTAGATGGAAATTGGACTACTGTTCTTTCAACATTTTTTGGATATTTAGCTTTAATATTATATTTAACAGGTTTATTTCAATGGTTAATTGTACAATTACCAAAAAATGGGCGATTTGCAGGTAAATTCTAG
- the trmB gene encoding tRNA (guanosine(46)-N7)-methyltransferase TrmB: MRQHVNPLSQFFQLPLSLPSKSILFRDSHYPIHLDIGSAKGEFLIELALKYPKWNFLGLEIREPLVALSEIKRKKLELQNLKFLFCNVNVSLDEWLSDLNHGQLKRVSIQFPDPWFKRKHFKRRVVQTSLINSIARSMSKDGELFIQSDIFKLIKTMTDVIDNSSYFDRKKLNGLQWLDKNPYAVCTDRELFVLKKNLPIYRAIYIRNRRLSID, translated from the coding sequence GTGAGACAGCATGTAAATCCTTTAAGTCAATTTTTCCAACTACCTTTATCATTGCCTAGTAAGTCTATTCTTTTTAGGGATTCGCATTACCCAATTCATTTAGATATAGGATCTGCTAAAGGTGAATTCCTAATTGAATTAGCTTTAAAATATCCAAAGTGGAATTTTCTTGGGCTTGAGATAAGAGAACCTCTTGTTGCTTTGTCTGAAATAAAAAGAAAAAAATTAGAATTGCAAAACTTAAAATTCCTCTTTTGCAATGTGAATGTAAGTTTAGACGAATGGCTATCTGATTTGAATCATGGTCAATTGAAAAGAGTTTCAATTCAATTTCCTGACCCATGGTTTAAGAGAAAGCACTTTAAAAGAAGAGTTGTTCAGACAAGCTTGATCAATTCTATAGCTAGATCAATGAGTAAGGATGGAGAATTATTTATTCAAAGTGATATATTTAAGCTTATTAAAACTATGACTGATGTTATTGATAATAGTAGCTATTTTGATAGAAAGAAGTTAAATGGATTGCAATGGCTTGATAAGAATCCTTACGCTGTATGTACAGATAGGGAATTATTCGTTCTCAAGAAAAATTTGCCAATTTATAGAGCTATTTACATTAGAAATAGAAGATTATCTATCGATTAA